The Thermodesulfobacteriota bacterium DNA window GAGCTGCTGGATCCGCTGGTCCGGGAAGTGAGCCACATGGCGAAAAGCCTGGTCACGGCGAGGGAGGAGGCGGAGGAGGAGGCCAAGCTGCGCATCCAGGCGGAATCGCTCTGGACGGCCGGCCGCCTGAGGGAGCACATCCGCGGTGAGCTCGGGGAGGGAAAGCTGATCCTCGTCTCGAACCGGGAGCCGTACATGCACGTGAAGGATGGACGGAACGTCAAGTGCATCGTCCCCGCGGGCGGGCTGGTCACCGCGCTGGATCCCGTCATGCGCGCGTGCGACGGCCTTTGGATCGCCCACGGAGGGGGGGATGCCGACCGGGAGGCGGTCGATCCGGAAGACAGGCTCCGGGTGCCCCCCGAGGAGCCGGCATACACGCTGAGGAGGATCTGGCTGACCAAGGAGGAAGAGGACGGGTATTATTACGGCTTCGCGAACGAAGGGCTGTGGCCGCTCTGCCACATCACCCATACGCGCCCGACATTCCGCCTCGAGGACTGGACCTTCTACCGGAAGGTGAACGAGCGGTTCGCCCAGGCGCTGTTGAAGGAAATCGAGGGAGAGACATCCCCGCTGATCCTGATCCAGGATTACCACTTCGCCCTCCTCCCGGCGCTGGTGAAGAGGGAGCGCCCCGATGCGAAGGTCGCGCTTTTCTGGCACATCCCCTGGCCCAACCCCGAGGCGTACGGCATCTGCCCCTGGCACCAGGAGATCCTGCAGGGGATGCTCGGCGCGGACCTCGTCGGGTTCCACATCCAGTTCCATTGCAACAATTTCCTGGAGAGCGTCGACCGGTTCCTCGAATCGAAGATCGACTGGGAGCATTTCTCCGTCACGCGGGGAGAACATTCGACGTCGGTCAAGCCCTTCCCCATCAGCGTGAGCTTCGACAACTCCCGCTCCGGCGATGCCCCCCCGGGAAAGGAGGCATGGAAGGATCGGATCCTGAAGGAGCACGGGATCCAGGCGGAATGCCTCGGAGTGGGGGTCGACCGGATCGACTACACGAAGGGGATCCCGGAACGGTTCCGGGCCGTCGAGCGCTTCCTGGAGAAATACCCGGAATACCAGGAGCGGTTCGTCTTCGTGGAGCTGGGCGCTCCCAGCCGGACGCACGTGAAAAGGTACCGTGACCTCCAGTCCGAGATCGAGGAGATGGTGGAGAAGATCAACTGGCGGTTCCAGACGAAGAAATGGAAGCCGATCCAGTTCCTGCGCGCACACCACAGCCACGAGACCATCGCCCCCTTCTACAAGGCCTCGGACGTCTGCATGGTCACATCTCTGCACGACGGGATGAACCTGGTCGCGAAGGAATTCGTCGCGGCGCGCGACGACGAGGACGGGATCCTGATCCTGAGCCAGTTCACCGGCGCCTCCCGCGAGCTGAAGGATGCCGTGATCGTCAACCCGTACGATATCGAGGAGATGGCCGAGGCCATCGCCGTCTCGCTGAAGATGGAAGCGGCGGAACGATCCGGCAGGATGAAGCGGATGCGCGCGACCATCAAGGAGCACAACATCTACCGGTGGGCAGGGAAACTGATCACCGAACTCGCCCGGCTACGCCTCCCGGAGCAACCCGCCTGAATTTCCCCCACCCGTCTTGACCGCCGGGGATCGCGCAGAGTAGCCTGAAATTGTGGAGGGAAAAGGGGGGAATATTCGAATTGAAGAAAACGTCGAAGCTGTTCAAGGCGCTGTCCGACGAAACGCGCCTTCGGATATTGAAGTTGCTGGAAGTGCGGCCGCTCTCCGTGTGCGAGATCCAGTTCGTGCTGAAGGGTTCCCAGCCCAACGTCTCCCATCACCTGAAGACGTTGTCCGAAGCGGGGCTGGTGGAATCCCGGCGGGACGGGCTGTGGATCATCTACCGGATCACGGATCACCCGGAGACGCCCGTTCACGCGGCGGCGCTGGCGCTCCTGCGGCGGTCGCTGAAGCAGGAACTCGTGGTCAAGAGCGACCGGGCCGCGATCCGCGGCGTCAACCGGGTCGGGATCTCCCTCAGGAAGCCGGTTCCGAGCCGCCCGTTGCGGGCTTCCGCAGGATGACCCGGGTCGCTCCCCATCCCCCCGCCTCCGGCGGCGCGTCGGAGAAGGACTCGACCCGCGGATGACGGGAAAGGGCTGCCCGGACCGCGGCTCGCTGGACCCCCGTCCCCTTTCCGTGAATCAGCCGCACCTCCCGGAATCCCTTCGATGCCGCCTCCTCGAGATATTCCTCGACGACCGATACGACATCGCGCGGGGAAAAGGCGTGCAGATCGATAAAGTCCTCCACCGGGAGGCGGTGGGGAGGGGGCTCGCGGGGAGGCGCCTCTTCCGTCATGACGGGACGGGACCGGAAAAGGCCGTCTCCCGAAGCGCGGGGGCGGGCCCGGGTCCGAGGAGCATCGACGCGCTGTTGCTCCGCGCGATCTCCCGGAGCTCCTCGAACGGGATCCCCGCGAACGCCTTCACGACGGCCGGGTCGAAGAGGCTTCCCGCCCCATCCCGGATGGACTTCAACGCCTCCTCATGGGAGCATGCGGTGTGGTACGAGCGGCATGTGGTCAGGGCGTCGTACACGTCGATCACGGCGAACATGCGCGCCGCGAGGGGGATGCTTTCCGCGCGAAGCCCCCGCGGGTATCCCGATCCGTCGAACCGTTCGTGGTGGGACAGGACGATCTCGGCGGGCTCCCGGAGGAAATCGATCTTTCGCAGAATGCCGGCCCCGACCTCGGGATGCATCCGCATCACCCTCCACTCTTCGTCGGTCAGCGGGCCCGGCTTCAGGAGCACGTCGTCGGGGATCCCGATCTTCCCGACATCGTGGAGCAGGGCGCCCCGCCAGACGGTGTCCAGCGTTCCCCGGTCCCCGATCCCGACTTCCTTCGCGAGCCGCAGCATGTAATCCGCCACCCGCTGGGAATGCACGCCGGTGCTGTGCTCGCGCACGTCGAGCGAGGAGGCCAGCGCCAGGAGCGTGTTGTCGTTGGCCGCCTCGATGTCCGCCAGGAACACCTTCTGCTGGTCGAAGAACCTCGCGGCGAGCGCGCCCACCAGCCAGAAGACCGCCACTTCCCCGATCCGCTGAATCTGGGAAGGAAGCTCCGCCGGCCACGGGCTTCCCACCTGCCCGATCGACAGCGCCGTGGCGGCCGCCGTACCGATCGCGGCGCCCTTCGAGCCGAACCAGGAAGCGCAGAGAAGGATCGGGACCAGGAACAGCTTCCGGACGAACTCCTCGGAACGGGCCCATTCGGGGGACTGCCCGGGGATGGCGACCAGGACGGCCGCGATCGCCGCCATGAGGACGGCGACCGCAAGGCCGCGCGCCAACTCCCCCGAAAATCCGAAGATCGATTCCTGGGGCAGGACCTCGCGCATGGCGCAATACTACATCAACGAAGATCGATCTTCCATAGAACGCCACGCGGCCGCTCCCGCGGCTCCCGCGGCGAATCCCGCCAGGCTTCCGGCGAGCGAGTACGGAGCGGGATCCAGGAAAGCCGCCAGAGGACCCGACCCCCACCCCCACAGGAACAGCGCGACCGCCCAGGCGCAGGCGAAAATATAGGCGGGAACGGAGACGACCTTCCCCGCCCCGTACATGGAAATCGGCACTTCCGGGAAGAAGACGAGATAGGCCCCCAGCACCCCGGCCACCGCGCCGGCGGAGCCGAGCGCGGGGGGAGCGCCCACCTTCCCCCAGAGGACGTGCGCCGTGCCCGCGATCGCCCCGCAGGCAAGATAGGACGCGAGAAACGGCAGGCGCCCCACCCGCTCTTCGACGTTGTCGCCCAACACGAACAGGAAGAGGCTTCCCACGACCAGCGGCACGATCCCGCCGTGGAACAACGGCGCCAGCCAGAGTGCGAACGGGGGTACGTTTCCGAAACCGGTCCCGGGAGCCAGGCCGAGTCGGTCCGGCAGCCCCGCCATTCCGCCGACCCCGATCGTTCCGAAAATGTGGAGCGCCGCCATCAGTCCGAGAAGTCCCCATGTAACGACGGGCGGGGACGCGGGAGAATCCGCGGCGTCCGCCAGCGGGACCACCACCGGAAGCCCGGGCGGCCGGGCGTCCCGCAGCGCCCTTTCCGTGTCGGGGCCGTATTGCCGCTCGAAGCGGTGCCGCGTCGCCATCGCCAGCGTCTCGCCCATGGCGTTGTACAGGGCCGCATTCCTCCGGTGGAACCCGAACCGGCGGGCCAGCTCACCGACGGCGGCGCGCGAAACGAGCAGGCCTCCGCACTCCCGGCACCGGAAAAC harbors:
- a CDS encoding rhomboid family intramembrane serine protease; translation: MRPAPGGGGIDRCLSCGAAWFDPGEIRELTEGRFPGEESPGAAEDALPHGSDPVSGRMARAWKEAGALSCPRCSRRLSPIDFQNTGIPVFRCRECGGLLVSRAAVGELARRFGFHRRNAALYNAMGETLAMATRHRFERQYGPDTERALRDARPPGLPVVVPLADAADSPASPPVVTWGLLGLMAALHIFGTIGVGGMAGLPDRLGLAPGTGFGNVPPFALWLAPLFHGGIVPLVVGSLFLFVLGDNVEERVGRLPFLASYLACGAIAGTAHVLWGKVGAPPALGSAGAVAGVLGAYLVFFPEVPISMYGAGKVVSVPAYIFACAWAVALFLWGWGSGPLAAFLDPAPYSLAGSLAGFAAGAAGAAAWRSMEDRSSLM
- a CDS encoding trehalose-6-phosphate synthase gives rise to the protein MKITIRLIVSLTLVVALVAVGSSFYQVREERLRLASDQERRVSLVAESLVESVIPLVRSDSRQRLDRLVERFGNRERLQGIAVSDPQGEVLASTAGLKNRFPRSFPQVVNALTEGRPSSEFKPIDGKRIHVYTLPLIQEGETVGALTLFDDVSFMDVRLAEIWKHNLLRFLVLTLMVVVITVVVVRWSITGPIAQIADWVRDMRMGRTRAIKPGPPQELLDPLVREVSHMAKSLVTAREEAEEEAKLRIQAESLWTAGRLREHIRGELGEGKLILVSNREPYMHVKDGRNVKCIVPAGGLVTALDPVMRACDGLWIAHGGGDADREAVDPEDRLRVPPEEPAYTLRRIWLTKEEEDGYYYGFANEGLWPLCHITHTRPTFRLEDWTFYRKVNERFAQALLKEIEGETSPLILIQDYHFALLPALVKRERPDAKVALFWHIPWPNPEAYGICPWHQEILQGMLGADLVGFHIQFHCNNFLESVDRFLESKIDWEHFSVTRGEHSTSVKPFPISVSFDNSRSGDAPPGKEAWKDRILKEHGIQAECLGVGVDRIDYTKGIPERFRAVERFLEKYPEYQERFVFVELGAPSRTHVKRYRDLQSEIEEMVEKINWRFQTKKWKPIQFLRAHHSHETIAPFYKASDVCMVTSLHDGMNLVAKEFVAARDDEDGILILSQFTGASRELKDAVIVNPYDIEEMAEAIAVSLKMEAAERSGRMKRMRATIKEHNIYRWAGKLITELARLRLPEQPA
- a CDS encoding HD domain-containing phosphohydrolase, which produces MREVLPQESIFGFSGELARGLAVAVLMAAIAAVLVAIPGQSPEWARSEEFVRKLFLVPILLCASWFGSKGAAIGTAAATALSIGQVGSPWPAELPSQIQRIGEVAVFWLVGALAARFFDQQKVFLADIEAANDNTLLALASSLDVREHSTGVHSQRVADYMLRLAKEVGIGDRGTLDTVWRGALLHDVGKIGIPDDVLLKPGPLTDEEWRVMRMHPEVGAGILRKIDFLREPAEIVLSHHERFDGSGYPRGLRAESIPLAARMFAVIDVYDALTTCRSYHTACSHEEALKSIRDGAGSLFDPAVVKAFAGIPFEELREIARSNSASMLLGPGPAPALRETAFSGPVPS
- a CDS encoding Smr/MutS family protein, which encodes MTEEAPPREPPPHRLPVEDFIDLHAFSPRDVVSVVEEYLEEAASKGFREVRLIHGKGTGVQRAAVRAALSRHPRVESFSDAPPEAGGWGATRVILRKPATGGSEPAS
- a CDS encoding metalloregulator ArsR/SmtB family transcription factor, translating into MKKTSKLFKALSDETRLRILKLLEVRPLSVCEIQFVLKGSQPNVSHHLKTLSEAGLVESRRDGLWIIYRITDHPETPVHAAALALLRRSLKQELVVKSDRAAIRGVNRVGISLRKPVPSRPLRASAG